The Prionailurus bengalensis isolate Pbe53 chromosome A3, Fcat_Pben_1.1_paternal_pri, whole genome shotgun sequence genome includes a window with the following:
- the LOC122497187 gene encoding putative speedy protein E7 isoform X2: MEGKAAPQNRSPLASSSASSEVVPEQRPRTMRGQKKRRWTDVKAGTQERSAPPSNSTPSEALSELKSWKKRGQKNIWTVNHVEGTKLRMNKRRRPSYRPEDQEAFYRLLEDPVIQSFLEADIFLKVSDKYLLSMVVEYFGRVGLPGHLYNRIHFFLALYIASDMEEDNPTSKRSIFQFLLGREHWPELYKEFLKLKVEFFHAMGHQAWVTLELCEEIQAQNPHHWVWSRARQCAP; encoded by the exons ATGGAAGGGAAGGCAG cTCCACAGAATAGGAGCCCTCTGGCCTCCAGTTCTGCGTCTTCAGAGGTTGTCCCTGAGCAGAGACCCAGGACAATGAGAGGCCAGAAGAAGAGGAGATGGACGGATGTGAAGGCAG GGACCCAGGAGAGAAGTGCCCCGCCCTCCAATTCCACCCCCTCTGAAGCTCtctctgagctgaagtcctgGAAGAAGAGGGGGCAGAAGAACATATGGACTGTCAATCATGTTGAGGGGACAAAACTCAGGATGAACAAGAGGAGAAGACCCAGTTATCGTCCTGAAGACCAAGAAGCATTCTACCGACTTCTGG AGGATCCTGTTATCCAGAGCTTCTTGGAAGCTGACATTTTCCTCAAAGTGTCTGATAAG TACCTGCTTTCCATGGTGGTGGAATATTTTGGCCGTGTCGGGCTGCCTGGACACCTCTACAACAGGATCCACTTCTTCCTGGCCCT CTACATTGCCTCCGACATGGAGGAGGACAACCCCACATCCAAACGGAGCATCTTCCAGTTCCTGCTGGGCAGGGAGCACTGGCCAGAACTCTACAAGGAGTTCCTGAAGCTGAAGGTGGAGTTCTTCCATGCAATGGGGCACCAAGCCTGGGTCACCCTGGAGTTGTGTGAGGAG ATCCAGGCCCAGAACCCACATCACTGGGTCTGGAGCCGGGCACGCCAGTGCGCCCCCTAG
- the LOC122497187 gene encoding putative speedy protein E7 isoform X1, which translates to MEREDRTPLGSTSAASETAPSQQDAAKKSQKKRVCMEGKAAPQNRSPLASSSASSEVVPEQRPRTMRGQKKRRWTDVKAGTQERSAPPSNSTPSEALSELKSWKKRGQKNIWTVNHVEGTKLRMNKRRRPSYRPEDQEAFYRLLEDPVIQSFLEADIFLKVSDKYLLSMVVEYFGRVGLPGHLYNRIHFFLALYIASDMEEDNPTSKRSIFQFLLGREHWPELYKEFLKLKVEFFHAMGHQAWVTLELCEEIQAQNPHHWVWSRARQCAP; encoded by the exons ATGGAAAG AGAAGACAGGACCCCTCTGGGCTCCACATCGGCTGCCTCAGAGACTGCTCCAAGCCAACAGGACGCAGCAAAGAAGAGTCAGAAGAAAAGGGTGTGCATGGAAGGGAAGGCAG cTCCACAGAATAGGAGCCCTCTGGCCTCCAGTTCTGCGTCTTCAGAGGTTGTCCCTGAGCAGAGACCCAGGACAATGAGAGGCCAGAAGAAGAGGAGATGGACGGATGTGAAGGCAG GGACCCAGGAGAGAAGTGCCCCGCCCTCCAATTCCACCCCCTCTGAAGCTCtctctgagctgaagtcctgGAAGAAGAGGGGGCAGAAGAACATATGGACTGTCAATCATGTTGAGGGGACAAAACTCAGGATGAACAAGAGGAGAAGACCCAGTTATCGTCCTGAAGACCAAGAAGCATTCTACCGACTTCTGG AGGATCCTGTTATCCAGAGCTTCTTGGAAGCTGACATTTTCCTCAAAGTGTCTGATAAG TACCTGCTTTCCATGGTGGTGGAATATTTTGGCCGTGTCGGGCTGCCTGGACACCTCTACAACAGGATCCACTTCTTCCTGGCCCT CTACATTGCCTCCGACATGGAGGAGGACAACCCCACATCCAAACGGAGCATCTTCCAGTTCCTGCTGGGCAGGGAGCACTGGCCAGAACTCTACAAGGAGTTCCTGAAGCTGAAGGTGGAGTTCTTCCATGCAATGGGGCACCAAGCCTGGGTCACCCTGGAGTTGTGTGAGGAG ATCCAGGCCCAGAACCCACATCACTGGGTCTGGAGCCGGGCACGCCAGTGCGCCCCCTAG